In the genome of Leeia speluncae, the window GCAAGGTATCGTCTGGCAGTTCTTGAACGGTCATCGAATGCTTTAAGGCATCGAGTGGCTGAAAGGGGGTTCCATGCACGCCATCAATCGAGAAGTGAAGCAATTGCCGAATATTGCGACCAATAACTTGTTCCGTTAACTGGGCTAATTCTCGCGCTGCAGGGTTTGCCAGCGTTACTCTTCCGTGTCGATCGAACGTAATTAGTGCATCGGCGGTTGCTTCAACGGTGGCAGATGCACGCATTCGTTCTCTAGCTAATTGGCTAGCGTGACGCTTCGCCATCACTTTTGCATCGTGTCGCTGTTCTTGCATGCGCGCCAAGATAAAAACAAATACACCAAGAATAATGATGACCACCGCCACCCGATCAAACATCATTTCTCTAAAGTGGATGGGGCGCCATACCTCTAATAAAAATGGTTGACTACCGGTTGTTAGTAAAAAGCTGACTCTAGGCGGCGTTAGCCAACTAATCGCCGGAGATTGACTTAGTCCCGGCGCTTGTCTAGATAGGGTTTCTTTTCCATCTGGCGACAATAGTTGGTAACCAAGCATTCTCGATGGTAGTTCGTCACCTCTTAGTAATCGGTCAGGATCAATCAGCAGCGCTGCAATAATCACTGAGTCGTCAAAGCTGCGCTGTTGGGTGACTAGCGCAAATCGATTTAATGGGGCGGGGACCACTGTGAGTTCACCGTTGGAGTGCGATTTTAAAGCCGCTTCTAACATGTCTCTAGGGACTGGCCAATCAATCGGCGGTGCGCCAGTTCTCCAAACCGTCTGAACAGGACGTTTTTCATTTAATCGTTGCCAAGAGCCGATGCCTTCCACGTGTTGATATCGAACACGAATTTGCTCTGCAAAGCGAGTGAGTTCATATGAGGATGGGGTCGGGGCCATATCTTGCATGGCGGCAATGGCCGCTAAGATGGCGTCGTGTTGTTCTAGTCTTTGCGTGATGCTTCGAGTAAGTAAGCGTGAGTCTTGATCAAAACGATCAGAAATTTGTAGATACTGAGCCGTGATCATCAC includes:
- a CDS encoding ATP-binding protein — its product is MLKSTRLRLYLLALSAWLVLGMSAAGVMITAQYLQISDRFDQDSRLLTRSITQRLEQHDAILAAIAAMQDMAPTPSSYELTRFAEQIRVRYQHVEGIGSWQRLNEKRPVQTVWRTGAPPIDWPVPRDMLEAALKSHSNGELTVVPAPLNRFALVTQQRSFDDSVIIAALLIDPDRLLRGDELPSRMLGYQLLSPDGKETLSRQAPGLSQSPAISWLTPPRVSFLLTTGSQPFLLEVWRPIHFREMMFDRVAVVIIILGVFVFILARMQEQRHDAKVMAKRHASQLARERMRASATVEATADALITFDRHGRVTLANPAARELAQLTEQVIGRNIRQLLHFSIDGVHGTPFQPLDALKHSMTVQELPDDTLLTLPDGDQCMIEGVLSPLVDDAGKFNGGVLAIRDMGSFRRRTLEALQGAERQLRENEAVLARVTQESSLAEMASGIAHELNQPLTAILSRSQAAMRLLKESPDLDPDFATSLEATVKHAKRAGDIVKRLKSLAMRQCFDEEPFDLHQACRHAIALMNEDLELAKIEIIEDYRATQSIVNGDVIQLEQVVLNIVRNAMEAMIRAKAVNPVIHISTIDDKQSITLRISDNGNGIDSENLPKLFDPFFTTRKDGMGLGLAICQNIISAHGGNLTASNNPDRGACFTISLPGSEEHN